The Mycobacteriales bacterium nucleotide sequence GTAGATGCCGCGGTCGCTGGTGCCCTTCTCGGTGCGCACGATGTAGGGGACGGACACGCCCTCGTCGGTCGTCGTCGTGTCGACGTCGGACGGCGGCGACTCGGGGTCGTAGGGGGCGAGGCTGTCGCTGCCGGTCGGCTTGTAGGAGAAGGCGTAGACCGTCGGGGCGTTGCACGCGGCGTCGGTCGGCGCGCCGAGGCCGTTGCTCTCGGTCTCGCACAGCCACGGCTGCAGGTGCGGGCCAGAGAAGACCGGGCCCTCCTTGGAGAAGACCGTCAGCTCGAGGCGTGCCGTGCCCGTGCCGGGGAGCGTGACCTCCAGCGTGCTTCGTCCGACGGCCAGACCGGTAACGAGCCCGAGGGTGCGCCCGCCCGGTCCTTCGCCGAAGGCGTTGGTGACGTCACGGCCGCCCACCTCGGCGACCAGGTCGTCGCGGTCGGCCCCCCGCGGGAGGACGACCTCCACCAGCGCGTCGCCGTCGGTGACCTGGTCCGCCCGGCTCGACAGCACGAGCAGCTCGACGGGGTCTCCTGCTGCGGCCTGGCCCGATGCCACCGGTGAGAGCACAGCCACGAGAGCGATCAGGGCGAGAGCTCGGCGCACGGTGGCCTCCTCGGGTCGGGACTGCGGCGTCCCGGCCCGTCAGTGTTTCGCTGGCGCGTCGCCGAGTCCTTCTCCGCGCTGCGGACTCGACTGACTGTATGAGAAGTCATACAGTCAGTGACATGGGGAGCCCGTCCGTCGCCGTCGGCCAGCTGCTGCGCGTCAGCCGACTCAGCGTCAGCGAGCTCGCTCGACGCTCCGGGGTGTCGCGCGCCTCGGTGAGCGAGTACGTCCACGGGCACCGCCAGCCCCGACTCGGCCAGCTCGAGCGACTCGCGGCGGCAGCGGGGCGCCAGGCCGACGTCACGTTCCCGCGGGCATGGGATGCCCGCAAGCGCGAGCTGGAGGACGTCCTCGAGCTGGCGGACGCGCTCCCGCTGCGACGACAGCCCGCCCGCACCCGCACCTGGGCCGAGATCACCGGGAGATGAGCGACCTCGGCTTGGTCGCCAAGGTGCTCCTCCTCCACGACGCCCTCGACGCCGGAGCGGTGCCGCACGCGTTCGGCGGCGCACTCGCCCTCGCCCTCCACGTCGAGCAGCCGCGCGGCACGGCCGACATCGACGTCAACATCAGCGTGCCGACCGAGCAGGCCGCGGACGTGCTCCGGCTCTTGCCTGCCGAGGTGGAGCACGGCGCGTCCTCGGTCGCGCGGATCCACGCCGACGGGCAGGTGCGGCTCTGGTGGGGGCGCACGCCCCTCGACCTGTTCTTCCCACAGCACCTGCTGCACCAGGTCGTGGCTGGACGCGTGCTCACCATGCCGCTCGGCAGCGGCGCGATCCCGGTGCTCAGCGCCATCGACCTGACGATCTTCAAGGCGCTCTTCGACCGCACGAAGGACTGGGCCGACATCGAGGAGATGCTCGCCTTCGGCTCCCCTGACGTCACCGAGGCTCTTGCCTGGCTGACCGAGATCGTGGGCGCAGACGACCCGCGGGTCGCCCGGCTCGCCACCCTGCGCCCGTCACCGACGGTCGGCGACTGGGACTCCCACACCCGACGCTGAAGGCCTCGGGCACCGCGGCGAGTTGTCCCTGTGTTGCGAATCGACTTCCATCTGTGGTCACCCGGGTGCTGAGCGCCTTCACCCGGCTGAGCCCGGGGCGACATGTCCGCCCTTCCGATGCTGTGGGGGCGACGGACTCCCGTCGACCCCGAAGCGATCGGATCCCGCATGAGCCCGAAGCCAGACGCACCACCTCACGCCGCTCCGCCCCGACACCGGACACGCCGACAGGCCGTGACCGCCCTGACCGCCGCGCTGTGCCTGGCGGTCCCGGCCACGGCAGCGCTGGCCAGCCCGGCCGTCGCCTCAACGGGCCCCTCCTCAGCGGCGGGCTCCTACCTCGTCCGCGCCGAGGCCGGTCAGCTCGGGGCCGTCTCGGACGCGCTCCGCAAGAGCGGCGCAGACCTCGGTCAGCGGCTCGCGCTCATCAACACCGTGGTCGCCACGCTGCCCGAGGGCGGCGCCGACGCGCTCCTGCGGGACAGCCGGGTCACCTCGGTGACACCCAACGCCGCCGTCTCGCTCCTCGGGAACAACCGCGACACCGTGGCCGCCGACACCGTGGCCGCCGGCACCTACGACGCCGTCGCCGACGCCGACTCGCTGCTCAGCAGCCAGGACCGGCGAGTTCACCGTCCTTGGGCCGACCGAGTTGTGACCAGCTGACACCGCGACACTGCGGGCCGGCCTCACTCCCCCTCGATAGTGCCCGGGGCTTGCTCGTCACATCGAGCACGACCGCAGACCCGGCGCTGAGGCCCTTGGTCCTGGCGATCGAGGACCGTCGGCCCTGGAAGCAGGGCCGCAGCATCGCGACGCTCGTCGCATGCCGCTACCCCTCGCCCACGAGACCTGGTTCGTCGACCACCCTGACTCGTTCCCGCTGGACTGGTCGGCGCTCGTACGGCCAGCCGTCCTGGTGGGCGTCGCCCTGGCGGTCGGGGTCGCCGTGGTCTGGCGCATCGTCGCCCGTCGACTCCCCCAGCCCGAGCTCGCCCCGCTCGCGCGTCTGGGTCGGTGGGCGGACTGGGCCCCGCGGCTGCTCGCCCTCCACCTCGGGGCGAGCCTGCTGCTGCTGACGCTGCGCGGATCGGTCCTCGACCCGGGTGTGCACGTCCCGGACACCGCCCTGGGCACGGCACTGCTCGTGCCCCAGGCGGTCGCCGGGGTGCTGCTCCTCATCGGCCGGAGGGTGCAGCTCGCGGCAGCTGCCGTCGTCGCTGCCGGTCCGGTCCTGCTCGCACTCGAGGGCGTCCAGGCCCTGCTCATCTCTGCTGTCCTCGTCGGCATCGCCTGCTTCCTGCTCGCCGTGCCGCCCGGCAGCGGCCACTACGGCCGCACCCGACTGGACCACGACCGGCTGCGGGTCGGCGTCCTGGCCCTTCGGATCGGCGGAGCCGTGACGCTGGTGACGCTCGCGGTCGTCGAGAAGCTCGCCAACCCGGAGATGGCCGGCGCGATGCTCGCGCAGGAGCCGGTGCTGGACCTGCTCTCCCCGCTCGGCGTGAGCACGGACGCCTTCGCGCTGGTCGCAGGGTGCGTCGAGGTGCTCTTCGCGCTGTTGCTGCTCTCGGGAGCCCTGCCGCAGGTGGTGGCCCTCGTCGCGGCCGTGCCGTTCACGGCCACCCTCGCCGTCTTCGGCACGACGGAACTCATCGGGCACCTGCCCGTCTACGGCGTGCTTCTCACCCTGCTCCTGCTCGGGAGTCGGACCGACACCTCCGTCGAGGTGTCCCGCCTGCGTGGGCCGCTCGTGGACGCCTGACGTCGTCGACGGCCAGCGCGCACCCTGCTGTCACGCAGGACCGTGCGATAGCCGATAAGATAACGACATGCCGTCACCCGAGGCCGCCGCCGCGACGCTGCTCCGGCGCGCTCGCCGGCGGCGCGACTGGACGCAGGCGGAGCTGGCGCGCCGGGCGGGCATGCCGGCGAGCCAGTTGTGCGCCTACGAGACCTCGACCAAGCAGCCCAGCGCCGCGACACTCGCCCGGCTCCTCGCCATCGCAGGAGTCACCCTCGGGGCGGTCGAGCCACGCGTCGAGCGACTGCGTCAGGCCGCAGAGCTGGTGGACGTCCTCGGTCTCCTCGAGGTCGTTCCCCTCCGCGCGCCAGGCGCACTGACTGCCCCGCCGTTCTCGGAGCTCGTCAGGTGACGACCTTCGTCGACAAGATCGAGCTCGTTCACGAGGCACTGACGCAGGTGCCCCACGCGTTCGGGGGTGCGCTCGCGCTGGCCTATCACGTGGAGTCGCCCCGGGCCACAGCCGACATCGACCTCAACATCTCGCTCCCGGTCACTGCGGCCGCAATGGTGCTCGCGTCGTTGCCTTCCGGGGTGACCTGGACCGAGGCCGACGTCACCGCCATCGAGCGCGACGGACAGGTCCGCGTCCTGTGGGACGCCACGCCGCTCGACCTGTTCTTCCCGCAGGACGCCCTGCACGACGTCGTCGCCTCGCGGGTGCTCGAGGTGCCCTTCCGAGGTCGCACGATCCCCGTCATCTCCGCGACGGACCTCACCATCTTCAAGGCGCTCTTCAACCGCCCCAAGGACTGGGTCGACATCGCCGAGATGCTGGCCTACGGCAACGTCGACGCCGACGACGCGCTCCAGTGGCTGCAGCGCCTGCTCGGGCCGAAGGACGCGAGGGCGGAGCGCCTCGCAGAGCTCGTCGCTCCCTAGGACGCTCCGCGCCCTGGATGTCGGCCCCGGACGTCCGCCCTGAGTGCGCGGCCGCTTACTCCCACTCGATGGTGCCCGGCGGCTTGCTCGTCACGTCGAGCACGACGCGGTTGACCTCGCGGACCTCGTTGGTGATGCGCGTGGAGATGCGCGCCAGCACGTCGTAGGGGACGCGGGCCCAGTCGGCGGTCATCGCGTCCTCGGAGGAGACCGGCCGCAGGACGACCGGGTGGCCGTAGGTGCGGCCGTCGCCCTGGACACCGACGGAGCGGACGTCGGCGAGCAGCACGACGGGGCACTGCCAGATGTCGCGGTCGAGGCCCGCCTTCGAGAGCTCCTCGCGGGCGATGGCGTCGGCCTCGCGCAGCAGGTCGAGGCGGTCGCGGGTGACCTCGCCGATGATGCGGATCCCGAGGCCGGGGCCCGGGAAGGGCTGGCGCCAGACGATCTCCTCGGGCAGACCGAGCTCGATGCCGACCGCGCGGACCTCGTCCTTGAACAGCGCCCGCAGCGGCTCGACGAGCGCGAACTGCAGG carries:
- a CDS encoding helix-turn-helix transcriptional regulator; its protein translation is MPSPEAAAATLLRRARRRRDWTQAELARRAGMPASQLCAYETSTKQPSAATLARLLAIAGVTLGAVEPRVERLRQAAELVDVLGLLEVVPLRAPGALTAPPFSELVR
- a CDS encoding helix-turn-helix transcriptional regulator — translated: MGSPSVAVGQLLRVSRLSVSELARRSGVSRASVSEYVHGHRQPRLGQLERLAAAAGRQADVTFPRAWDARKRELEDVLELADALPLRRQPARTRTWAEITGR